A segment of the Mycobacterium intracellulare ATCC 13950 genome:
GGCCTCTTTGTCATCGTCGACGAAACGCTGAAGGTGATCTTTGATCACGGGCAACAGGTGCGGAGGGATCTCGACGTCGCGACGCCCAGCGTCACTCTTGGGCGTGGTGGGCACGAATCCGCCCTCGGTGCGGACCACGGCTCGCTCGACGCGAACAACGCCGTAGGCGTCCTGTGGCTCGTCGGCCGGCTCGACTACGGTGATGTCCTTGCGACGTAGCTCGGTCAGCTCACCGAAGCGCAGCGCACACCATGCCGCAAGTAGGACCATCGCCCGATAACGCTCGGGCATCTCCTGGGCGATGGTCGCTATTTCGTCAAGTGACGCTGGCCTGATCTTGTGGACGCGCCGCGCGCTGCCGGCGCCGCGGATCACGCACGGATTCGTCTTGATCTTGCCGTCGCTAAGTGCGGTCCCCATGATGGTGCGCAGAAGCCCGTAGGCATGGGCGCGCAGTGTCGGTGTTTTGGTGCCCATCTTGGCGTGCCAGGCCCTCACGTCGTCAGCAGTGATCGACGCGATCGGCAGCGCCCCGAACGTGGGAACGATGTGATTCGCAAGCAACTTCTCGTAGTGTTCGCGAGTTCGGTCTTTGAGGTCGCGCTGGGCCATCCACGTCTTGGAGTAGGTCTCGAAGATCAGTTTCGGCTGCGGCATCTCGTCCGCCTCGGGCGGCACCCACGCTTTGCGGATGATCTCCGACTGCCGCAGCGATAGCCAGCCGCGGGCGTCCTTTTCGGTTAGAAATGTCCTGGGTGCTGTGTAGCGGCGCCCGTCAGGCCCGCGGTACATCGCCCGGTAGCGCCCACTGGGTAGTTTGTGCGCGGTGCCGAACGCACCGCGCTTCTGCGGCTTGCGGCCCTGTCCCCTAACCACGGACGCCCCTGTCTGCGATACTCCGCTGTGCACTGGCGTGAACTACGTGAACTCGTTGTGAGCTAACAAAACTGTACCAAGTTTCCGTGACATTCCATGAGATTCCGCTATACTGATCAGCACTAGTGCAGGTAGAGCCACTATTTGCGCTGGTCAATATGTCCACGCTAGCAAACTATGTGAACTGGTTCAATCCCAGTATCGCGCACCACATCGGTACTGCTTAACCGCCGTAGCTAGGCATCGAGACGATCTCATGTAGCTGGCATGCGCGAGCGCCGAGACGGACATCGCCGATTGCGTAGCGAGTCATGCTCCGACGAAGCCGTCCAACACCTTGAGCGTGCGACGGTCGAATATGTGCCGCCTTTTCAGCGGGCGGGGGTTATATCCGCCGAGTCGCGTAAATCGTGGGCGGCTCAGCTTCCGACTGACTCCGGCGCCAGGGCAGTCACCGGCCGGGAGCGGGCATGGGCATGTTCGGCATCGGCGACATGCTCGGCCTGTTCTCCATCGGCATTTTCATGCCTTTCATCATGGAGGCACAGCAATCCTTCGACTGGGCAGCCGGCGGGTCCGCTTTCATCATGGAGCAGCAGTCCGACTTAGCGAAGAGGAGATAGACGACGGCGATGATGACAACGATGCCGACGGCGATGCCGACGATGGCGAGGATTCGGTAAAGCCAGCGAGTCCACGTCGGGCCGGTGCGAGTACGTGATGTGGTGGAAGCGGTGTCGGTCATCACTCCTTACCTTTCGTGCGGGATAACCTCGTATTATCCGTCAGCGGCAGCCAACTAGCCAGGCCAACGCCTTACCCTGAGATTGCCGCACACCCTCGAGGTGTCGTGTCGCGCCTCGTCAATGACGCCACGAAGCGTGGCGAATGGTCCGAAGGGTCGGAAGGGTCAGGAATTTCTGGCGGTTGGCAGCCCCTCTCGCGTTGTCCCACAACAGATTTGCCCGTATGCGTGATCGGTGCAGGGATTCGAGGTCGCTCCCAACAGGTCTAGCACCTATCGGGTGCTGACCAGCCATTCGGCAAAGACGGCTAACGCGCGGCCAGCTGATCGTTGATGTTGGTCCATTGGCCTTCGCCCTTGTGGTTGCCCATGTTTCGGCATTGGCCATCGAAGATGATCTGCCCGTAAGCGTGGTCGGACGGCATGTAGCTGATGCTTGCGGCCACGCCGTCTTTGTTGAGCGACGCGCCGTGGTAGTGCTGTCCCGGCGGCGCCCCCTCGTTCCAGCCCTGCGCGATCATCGCCGCGCGTACTTGCTGGAAATACGCATCGGGGTCCCCGTGGATCAGGAAGCTCAGCGTGACGGTGCCCTGAAACGGCGGATCCCCTTGGTCGTTGCACGAGGCGAACGAGAATGCCCCGCTGACGCCCTCCAGCTTCGCGGCGGCGACGATCTGCTTGGCCGGCTCGATCACCTGCGCCTTGGTCTGATCGTCGCTCATGGGATGGGCCGTATCCTCGTACGGATTCGTCGATCCCGCGGCATGTGGTTTGTGTAGCACTGGCGCGCATCCTCCTAACAACACGGCGACGACCACTAGCGAACTGATCAGCGCTTGGCGCAACGGCATACGTTGTTCCTCAATGGTGGTGTTGAGCATCGAAAACATGGTTGTCGGTAATAGATCCTGGCGACCGCTCCCACTCCGGGTCGATGACGGCAGGCGTGTGCGGGCCGATGGTGACCGGGGGTAGGCCGGGGATCCTGACCTGTACGCCACCCAACGAATGGCGGTGATCGGCGGTCATGCCGTCGGCTTGTAGTTGGTCACCATGGCCGGAGACGATGTCGGACATGCCATAGAGGGCTTCGCTGCCCCGGTGGTAGTAGTACGAGTGGTCATGGGGATTGATGCCATCGGAGCCGGGGACCTCGGCGCGGAAGCGCACCGACCCGAACCCGTCGACCGCGGGGTCGGTACCCAGGCTGGGGTTAGTCCCGAAGAAGTTCTCGCCGAAGAGTTTCTTGCTCGCGCCATCGAGATGTCCGAGCATGCCGACCGGATCGGTGGAGGCATCTCCCACGAAGACGTGTCCACCGTCGAGGTGGAATTGTTCGGCGCTGCGGGCCATGTCGGTTCCGGGGCAGCCCAGTAGCACGGCGTCGTTGGCGTGCATGTTGTGCATGGCGAAGGC
Coding sequences within it:
- a CDS encoding tyrosine-type recombinase/integrase; its protein translation is MVRGQGRKPQKRGAFGTAHKLPSGRYRAMYRGPDGRRYTAPRTFLTEKDARGWLSLRQSEIIRKAWVPPEADEMPQPKLIFETYSKTWMAQRDLKDRTREHYEKLLANHIVPTFGALPIASITADDVRAWHAKMGTKTPTLRAHAYGLLRTIMGTALSDGKIKTNPCVIRGAGSARRVHKIRPASLDEIATIAQEMPERYRAMVLLAAWCALRFGELTELRRKDITVVEPADEPQDAYGVVRVERAVVRTEGGFVPTTPKSDAGRRDVEIPPHLLPVIKDHLQRFVDDDKEALLFPAVQGGHLAPASLYRQFYRARSVAKRDDLRWHDLRHSGAVLAAATGATLAELMARLGHSTPQAAMRYQHAAQGRDRQIAALLSKMVQDKGE